A region from the Pelodiscus sinensis isolate JC-2024 chromosome 11, ASM4963464v1, whole genome shotgun sequence genome encodes:
- the CATSPER1 gene encoding cation channel sperm-associated protein 1 encodes MGTRQKKGGAEEIGTRGPKKGEVGQTSTMDYLTVPIVSGLQMEKPPYKEETPPVSQISSHITSASSTPPKITKGKQDPRQGRKRMGKMVLLQSVWEKTLPQLLTLRAIIRKFTELLAFELFIFTVVGIHTTVLVAQTFAEVQVRGEWFFSAMDAVFLCVYVLEALLKIIALDLDYFRNPWNDIDFFIMIMMMLDFVLPLLVSMGQATHSDASSLVRVLRVFKGIRAVRVLRLLLTLQILENLQELTSTFALSGPSIGAILLLMFTFLFMFSVVLHDLFQSSDPQHFGELFDTIFTLFQLFTLDDWSFIYLDCVQTGASYIIFFLMAYIIIEYFTFLNLVIAVLVDNFQLALIKRQELQKQKTLLQPRVSSIEDIVSRKPGQEGQKATKLEDDEAILAQLIKNMEVSKSREKQLLFTYLQQMASIEHLQQKFRSQAATTDKIIDSFFETAEQDFSRR; translated from the exons ATGGGGACACGACAGAAGAAAGGAGGAGCTGAGGAAATTGGAACGCGGGGTCCCAAAAAGGGGGAGGTGGGGCAAACAAGCACCATGGACTATCTGACTGTGCCCATTGTGTCGGGCCTCCAGATGGAGAAGCCTCCATACAAGGAGGAGACGCCCCCTGTGTCCCAGATCTCCTCGCACATCACTTctgcctcctccactcccccgAAGATAACAAAAG GCAAGCAGGACCCCCGACAGGGACGGAAGCGGATGGGCAAGATGGTCCTGTTGCAGAGTGTGTGGGAGAAGACTTTGCCCCAGCTGCTGACCCTGCGGGCCATCATCCGCAAGTTCACTGAGCTGCTGGCCTTCGAACTCTTCATCTTCACCGTGGTCGGCATCCACACGACCGTGCTGGTGGCGCAGACCTTTGCTGAAGTGCAGGTCCGCGGAG AATGGTTCTTCTCTGCCATGGATGCTGTTTTCCTGTGTGTGTACGTGCTGGAGGCACTGCTGAAAATCATCGCCCTGGACCTTGACTACTTCCGCAACCCTTGGAACGACATTG atTTTTTCATCATGATCATGATGATGCTGGACTTTGTGCTGCCGCTCCTCGTCTCCATGGGCCAAGCCACCCATAGTGATGCAAGCAGCCTCGTCCGCGTGCTCCGCGTCTTTAAGGGCATCCGAGCTGTGCGGGTCCTGAGGCTGCTGCTCACACTGCA GATCCTGGAGAACCTGCAGGAACTGACGAGCACCTTTGCACTGTCCGGCCCGTCCATTGGGGCCATCCTGCTGCTGATGTTCACCTTTCTCT TCATGTTCTCAGTGGTGCTGCATGACCTGTTCCAAAGCTCAGACCCCCAGCACTTCGGGGAGCTCTTTGATACCATCTTCACCCTCTTCCAGCTCTTCACACTGGACGACTGGTCCTTCATCTACCTGGACTGCGTCCAAACGG GTGCCTCATACATTATCTTCTTCCTCATGGCCTACATCATCATCGAGTACTTCACCTTCCTCAA CCTGGTGATTGCTGTCCTGGTGGACAATTTCCAGTTGGCCCTGATCAAGCGTCAAGAGCTGCAGAAACAGAAG ACTCTGTTGCAGCCCAGGGTGAGCAGCATAGAAGATATCGTATCAAGAAAGCCAGGCCAGG AGGGGCAGAAGGCCACGAAGCTGGAGGATGATGAGGCCATCTTGGCTCAGCTCATCAAGAACATGGAAGTCAGCAAGAG CAGGGAGAAGCAGCTGCTCTTCACCTACCTGCAGCAGATGGCATCCATTGAGCATCTCCAGCAGAAGTTCCGCTCCCAGGCTGCCACTACCGATAAGATTATTGACAGCTTCTTTGAG ACTGCTGAGCAGGACTTTTCCCGCCGCTGA
- the TMEM223 gene encoding transmembrane protein 223 produces the protein MAAAGQLRLWGVRCCTWGAPGAWTHLSGARGLAGPAFHLDTHVHRDLLLFRHERGRFFRLLGLFCAGQFVFWAYLAHFAFSALRPTGRPAPAGVLLNPTSNKWRYGFTVSCLTVGSLIVAAGFMYSRRSVWQVVLRQGGRDVTLSTYYPFGLSSSFTVPLRQISCMAHRSEVPAMIPLKVQGRPFYFLLDKQGQIYNPQLFDVTVGAYRKL, from the exons ATGGCGGCCGCAGGGCAGCTGCGGCTGTGGGGAGTGCGCTGCTGCACGTGGGGGGCGCCGGGCGCCTGGACCCATCTCAGTGGCGCGCGCGGCTTGGCGGGCCCGGCGTTCCACCTGGACACGCACGTGCACCGGGACCTACTGCTGTTCCGGCACGAGCGCGGCCGCTTCTTCCGCCTGCTCGGGCTCTTCTGCGCGGGGCAGTTCGTGTTCTGGGCGTACCTGGCGCACTTCGCCTTCAGCGCGCTGCGGCCCACGGGGCGGCCCGCGCCCGCCGGGGTCCTGCTCAACCCGACCTCCAACAAGTGGCGCTACGGATTCACCGTCTCCTGCCTCACCGTGG GTTCGCTGATCGTGGCTGCCGGCTTCATGTACTCACGCCGCTCTGTGTGGCAGGTCGTGCTGCGGCAGGGAGGACGTGACGTGACTCTCAGTACCTACTACCCCTTTGGGCTGAGCTCGTCTTTCACAGTGCCCCTGCGCCAGATCTCCTGCATGGCCCATCGTTCGGAGGTGCCTGCCATGATTCCCCTCAAGGTCCAAGGGCGACCCTTTTACTTCCTGCTGGACAAGCAGGGCCAGATCTACAACCCCCAGCTCTTTGACGTTACTGTGGGAGCTTACAGGAAGCTGTGA
- the LOC102446343 gene encoding serine/threonine-protein kinase D1-like isoform X2: protein MSDKILLFRHNATLENVLEHLGPGSVAGAGDLIEVVLSASVSLDFTIRPHVLLVHSYKAPAFCDYCGEMLWGLVRQGLKCQGCGLNYHKRCAFKIPNNCRGVRRSQLASRSLGATTSPRTPGLGQSVGGSLEEISQWKWGQRTQGPALTGRPLWKDWMDLNRIKVPHTFQIHSYTRPTICQHCKRLLKGLFRQGLQCKDCKFNCHKRCEQFVPNECVGEGLALGTADGESPECPSSKSEPEEEEADREGSSGHGLADDTEETETNPGTPEAELHTNLSPCFSTYIPLMRVVQSCRHTKRRRSAVLLEGWMVHFTSRDPMRKRHYWVLDSKSLSLFHCESGSKFYKELPLSEILQIRPWEGLAPLNPSGSPPCFELVTEALVYYVGEHSSEQESGQVWTRSEAGKAWAKAIRQALWPVNSEPDSSAQEPNSDFESPDDMDISRSYQIFPDEVLGAGQFGVVYGGKHRKSGRDVAVKVINKLRFPPRQESQLRNEVSILQSLRSPCVVHLECVFEGPDRLFVVMERLHGDMLEMILSSETGRLPEPLAKFLTAQILSALRHLHTQNIVHCDLKPENVLLTSDEPYPQVKLCDFGFARIIEESSFRRSVVGTPAYLAPEVLQQHGYNRALDMWAVGVIIYVSLSGTFPFNEEEDVNDQIQNAAFMFPRQTWASISLEAVSLIHNLLQVKLRKRLSVNKALNHPWLQDFQTWLALRELEKRVGQRYLTHSSDDARWQRLAREQGRAWPSGLTTQPSLEEERESDNEDEES, encoded by the exons ATGTCGGACAAGATCCTGCTGTTCCGGCACAACGCCACCTTGGAAAATGTGCTGGAgcacctggggccaggcagcgTTGCGGGCGCTGGGGACCTGATTGAGGTCGTGCTGTCAG cctcagtttccctggattTCACTATTCGTCCCCACGTGCTGCTTGTTCACTCCTACAAGGCCCCGGCCTTCTGCGACTACTGTGGGGAGATGCTCTGGGGGCTGGTGCGCCAAGGGTTAAAGTGTCAAG gttgtGGGCTGAACTATCACAAGCGCTGCGCCTTCAAGATCCCCAACAACTGCCGTGGTGTGAGGAGGAGCCAGCTGGCCAGTCGCTCGCTAGGCGCTACCACCagccccaggactcctggcctTGGCCAGAGTGTGGGAGGCAGCTTGGAGGAG ATCAGTCAGTGGAAGTGGGGCCAGCGGACGCAGGGCCCTGCACTGACTGGCCGCCCACTCTGGAAGGACTGGATGGATCTGAATCGGATCAAGGTGCCACATACCTTCCAGATCCACTCGTACACCCGGCCCACCATATGCCAGCACTGCAAGCGCCTGCTCAAGGGGCTTTTCCGTCAGGGGCTGCAGTGCAAAG actgcaAGTTCAACTGTCACAAGCGCTGCGAGCAGTTCGTGCCAaatgagtgtgtgggggagggcctggccctgggcacagcaG ATGGAGAGAGCCCAGAGTGCCCATCTAGCAAGTCAGAgccagaggaagaggaggcagacaGGGAGGGCAGCAGTGGCCACGGGCTGGCAGACGACACGGAGGAAACAGAGACCAACCCTGGGACTCCTGAAGCAGAGCTGCACACCAACCTCAG CCCCTGTTTCAGCACCTACATCCCCTTGATGCGGGTGGTGCAGTCCTGCCGGCACACTAAGAGGCGGCGCAGTGCCGTCCTGCTGGAGGGATGGATGGTGCACTTCACCAGCAGGGACCCCATG CGGAAGCGCCATTACTGGGTGCTGGACAGCAAGAGCCTGAGCCTCTTCCACTGTGAAAGCGGAAGCAAGTTCTACAAG GAGCTGCCGCTGTCTGAGATCCTCCAGATCCGcccctgggaggggctggcaccACTGAACCCCAGTGGGAGCCCCCCCTGCTTTGAGCTGGTGACAGAGGCCCTGGTGTACTATGTGGGCGAGCACAGCAGCgagcaggaatcagggcaggtcTGGACAAGGTCGGAGGCTGGGAAGGCTTGGGCCAAGGCCATCCGCCAGGCTCTCTGGCCTGTGAACTCTGAGCCTGACAGCTCCGCCCAGGAGCCCA ATTCTGACTTTGAGTCTCCAGATGACATG GACATCAGCCGTTCCTACCAGATCTTCCCTGACGAGGTGCTGGGCGCTGGGCAGTTCGGGGTGGTGTATGGTG ggAAGCACAGGAAATCTGGCCGGGATGTGGCTGTCAAAGTCATCAACAAGCTGCGCTTCCCGCCCCGGCAGGAAAGTCAGCTCCGCAATGAAGTCTCCATCCTGCAG AGCCTGCGCTCCCCCTGTGTGGTGCACCTGGAGTGCGTGTTCGAGGGCCCCGACCGGCTCTTCGTGGTGATGGAGCGGCTGCATGGCGACATGCTGGAAATGATCCTATCCAGCGAGACCGGGCGGCTGCCTGAGCCCCTTGCCAAGTTCCTCACTGCCCAG ATCCTGTCTGCCCTGCGTCACCTGCACACCCAGAACATTGTGCACTGTGACCTCAAGCCAGAGAACGTGCTGCTGACCTCAGATGAGCCCTACCCCCAG GTGAAGCTCTGTGACTTCGGCTTCGCCCGCATCATTGAAGAGTCATCTTTCCGGCGCTCAGTGGTGGGAACCCCGGCATACCTGGCACCTGAAGTGCTGCAGCAACACGGCTACAACCGCGCTCTGGACATGTGGGCTGTGGGGGTCATCATCTACGTCAGCCTGAGCGGCACCTTCCCCTTCAACGAGGAAGAGGATGTCAATGATCAGATTCAGAACGCAGCTTTCATGTTCCCTCGGCAGACCTGGGCCAGCATCTCGCTGGAGG CTGTTAGCCTCATCCACAACCTGCTGCAGGTGAAGCTGAGGAAGCGACTGAGCGTGAACAAGGCACTGAACCACCCTTGGCTTCAG GACTTCCAGACCTGGCTGGCCCTGCGAGAACTGGAGAAGCGTGTGGGGCAGCGCTACCTCACCCATTCAAGTGATGATGCTCGCTGGCAGCGCCTTGCCCGAGAGCAGGGGCGGGCCTGGCCCTCAGGGCTCACCACACAGCCTAGcctggaggaggaaagggagagtgACAATGAAGATGAGGAGAGCTGA
- the LOC102446343 gene encoding serine/threonine-protein kinase D1-like isoform X1, protein MSDKILLFRHNATLENVLEHLGPGSVAGAGDLIEVVLSASVSLDFTIRPHVLLVHSYKAPAFCDYCGEMLWGLVRQGLKCQGCGLNYHKRCAFKIPNNCRGVRRSQLASRSLGATTSPRTPGLGQSVGGSLEEISQWKWGQRTQGPALTGRPLWKDWMDLNRIKVPHTFQIHSYTRPTICQHCKRLLKGLFRQGLQCKDCKFNCHKRCEQFVPNECVGEGLALGTADGESPECPSSKSEPEEEEADREGSSGHGLADDTEETETNPGTPEAELHTNLSPCFSTYIPLMRVVQSCRHTKRRRSAVLLEGWMVHFTSRDPMRKRHYWVLDSKSLSLFHCESGSKFYKELPLSEILQIRPWEGLAPLNPSGSPPCFELVTEALVYYVGEHSSEQESGQVWTRSEAGKAWAKAIRQALWPVNSEPDSSAQEPNSDFESPDDMDISRSYQIFPDEVLGAGQFGVVYGGRCPPLPLLPNSHPGFPSNSPSSVLIPPLPPRAQLGILLCISTLREKTCSLWLPRRQSCARTITILLPGALSQHANAHLLSPATPFLASALLSFFPPSPVTHPCSAPPGKHRKSGRDVAVKVINKLRFPPRQESQLRNEVSILQSLRSPCVVHLECVFEGPDRLFVVMERLHGDMLEMILSSETGRLPEPLAKFLTAQILSALRHLHTQNIVHCDLKPENVLLTSDEPYPQVKLCDFGFARIIEESSFRRSVVGTPAYLAPEVLQQHGYNRALDMWAVGVIIYVSLSGTFPFNEEEDVNDQIQNAAFMFPRQTWASISLEAVSLIHNLLQVKLRKRLSVNKALNHPWLQDFQTWLALRELEKRVGQRYLTHSSDDARWQRLAREQGRAWPSGLTTQPSLEEERESDNEDEES, encoded by the exons ATGTCGGACAAGATCCTGCTGTTCCGGCACAACGCCACCTTGGAAAATGTGCTGGAgcacctggggccaggcagcgTTGCGGGCGCTGGGGACCTGATTGAGGTCGTGCTGTCAG cctcagtttccctggattTCACTATTCGTCCCCACGTGCTGCTTGTTCACTCCTACAAGGCCCCGGCCTTCTGCGACTACTGTGGGGAGATGCTCTGGGGGCTGGTGCGCCAAGGGTTAAAGTGTCAAG gttgtGGGCTGAACTATCACAAGCGCTGCGCCTTCAAGATCCCCAACAACTGCCGTGGTGTGAGGAGGAGCCAGCTGGCCAGTCGCTCGCTAGGCGCTACCACCagccccaggactcctggcctTGGCCAGAGTGTGGGAGGCAGCTTGGAGGAG ATCAGTCAGTGGAAGTGGGGCCAGCGGACGCAGGGCCCTGCACTGACTGGCCGCCCACTCTGGAAGGACTGGATGGATCTGAATCGGATCAAGGTGCCACATACCTTCCAGATCCACTCGTACACCCGGCCCACCATATGCCAGCACTGCAAGCGCCTGCTCAAGGGGCTTTTCCGTCAGGGGCTGCAGTGCAAAG actgcaAGTTCAACTGTCACAAGCGCTGCGAGCAGTTCGTGCCAaatgagtgtgtgggggagggcctggccctgggcacagcaG ATGGAGAGAGCCCAGAGTGCCCATCTAGCAAGTCAGAgccagaggaagaggaggcagacaGGGAGGGCAGCAGTGGCCACGGGCTGGCAGACGACACGGAGGAAACAGAGACCAACCCTGGGACTCCTGAAGCAGAGCTGCACACCAACCTCAG CCCCTGTTTCAGCACCTACATCCCCTTGATGCGGGTGGTGCAGTCCTGCCGGCACACTAAGAGGCGGCGCAGTGCCGTCCTGCTGGAGGGATGGATGGTGCACTTCACCAGCAGGGACCCCATG CGGAAGCGCCATTACTGGGTGCTGGACAGCAAGAGCCTGAGCCTCTTCCACTGTGAAAGCGGAAGCAAGTTCTACAAG GAGCTGCCGCTGTCTGAGATCCTCCAGATCCGcccctgggaggggctggcaccACTGAACCCCAGTGGGAGCCCCCCCTGCTTTGAGCTGGTGACAGAGGCCCTGGTGTACTATGTGGGCGAGCACAGCAGCgagcaggaatcagggcaggtcTGGACAAGGTCGGAGGCTGGGAAGGCTTGGGCCAAGGCCATCCGCCAGGCTCTCTGGCCTGTGAACTCTGAGCCTGACAGCTCCGCCCAGGAGCCCA ATTCTGACTTTGAGTCTCCAGATGACATG GACATCAGCCGTTCCTACCAGATCTTCCCTGACGAGGTGCTGGGCGCTGGGCAGTTCGGGGTGGTGTATGGTGGTaggtgccctcccctgcccctgctccccaatTCCCACCCTGGCTTCCCTAGTAACTCCCCTTCCTCTGTGCTGATCCCTCCACTGCCCCCTCGTGCACAGCTTGGGATCCTGCTTTGCATAAGCACCctgagggagaaaacgtgttcactATGGCTCCCCAGGCGCCAGAGCTGTGCCCGTACCATCACCATCCTGCTTCCAGGAGCTCTCTCGCAGCATGCCAATGCACATCTCCTGAGCCCTGCCACACCCTTCCTTGCCTCAGCCCTGCTGTCattcttcccccccagccctgtcacacatccctgctctgcccccccagggAAGCACAGGAAATCTGGCCGGGATGTGGCTGTCAAAGTCATCAACAAGCTGCGCTTCCCGCCCCGGCAGGAAAGTCAGCTCCGCAATGAAGTCTCCATCCTGCAG AGCCTGCGCTCCCCCTGTGTGGTGCACCTGGAGTGCGTGTTCGAGGGCCCCGACCGGCTCTTCGTGGTGATGGAGCGGCTGCATGGCGACATGCTGGAAATGATCCTATCCAGCGAGACCGGGCGGCTGCCTGAGCCCCTTGCCAAGTTCCTCACTGCCCAG ATCCTGTCTGCCCTGCGTCACCTGCACACCCAGAACATTGTGCACTGTGACCTCAAGCCAGAGAACGTGCTGCTGACCTCAGATGAGCCCTACCCCCAG GTGAAGCTCTGTGACTTCGGCTTCGCCCGCATCATTGAAGAGTCATCTTTCCGGCGCTCAGTGGTGGGAACCCCGGCATACCTGGCACCTGAAGTGCTGCAGCAACACGGCTACAACCGCGCTCTGGACATGTGGGCTGTGGGGGTCATCATCTACGTCAGCCTGAGCGGCACCTTCCCCTTCAACGAGGAAGAGGATGTCAATGATCAGATTCAGAACGCAGCTTTCATGTTCCCTCGGCAGACCTGGGCCAGCATCTCGCTGGAGG CTGTTAGCCTCATCCACAACCTGCTGCAGGTGAAGCTGAGGAAGCGACTGAGCGTGAACAAGGCACTGAACCACCCTTGGCTTCAG GACTTCCAGACCTGGCTGGCCCTGCGAGAACTGGAGAAGCGTGTGGGGCAGCGCTACCTCACCCATTCAAGTGATGATGCTCGCTGGCAGCGCCTTGCCCGAGAGCAGGGGCGGGCCTGGCCCTCAGGGCTCACCACACAGCCTAGcctggaggaggaaagggagagtgACAATGAAGATGAGGAGAGCTGA
- the NXF1 gene encoding nuclear RNA export factor 1 has protein sequence MAEEGKGGYSEHDDRVGGGGFSGRRRKGRGPFRGKMYSEVNHRSWNRGVAGHSPSGQVEESDGDVPMSDAHDSLRTRYAPYGPRLNRRGDDWHNRGRGGATNIHVTVKQEPTSQDRGASAIRNSNRRRWYKVTIPYGKKYEKSWLLSSLQNMSAVPFTPVEFHYDQSRAFFYVEDMSEANALKQLSRKLTDRENYKVVLIVNHSSPPQSVQKELKPEEIEQLKLTMSKRYDGSQQALDLKTLRTDPDLVAQNIDAVLNRRNCMLTVLRIIEENIPELLSLNLTSNKLYQLDDLAELVHKATNLKILNLSRNELKSERELDKVKGLKLEELWLDGNPLCNNFRDQSTYVSAIRERFPKLLRLDGHELPPPIVFDVEAPTTLPPCKGSYFGSDDLKALVLRFLQQYYSVYDSGDRQGLLDAYHDGACCSLSIPFLSQNPSRSILSEYFKGSRNVKKLKDPTLRFKLLKHTRLNVVAFLNELPRTQHDINSFVVDVCAHTNTLLCFAVHGVFKEVDGKSRDLVRGFTRMFIAVPAGITGLCIVNDQLFVRKANTEEIRKAFVMPAPTPSSSPVPTLSAEQQEMLQAFAMQSGMNVEWSQKCLQDNDWDYNQAAQVFTQLKTEGKIPEVAFLK, from the exons AACATGACGACCGTGTGGGTGGTGGGGGCTTCtctgggagaaggagaaaaggccGGGGCCCGTTCCGAGGCAAGATGTACAGTGAAGTGAACCACCGTTCTTGGAACCGAGGTGTAGCAGGTCATAGTCCTTCTGGTCAGGTGGAGGAGAGTGATGGAGATGTTCCCATGAGTGACGCCCATGACAGCCTTCGAACTAGATA TGCTCCCTATGGGCCACGGCTGAACAGGCGAGGTGATGATTGGCACAACCGGGGCCGGGGAGGTGCCACCAACATCCATGTCACAGTGAAACAAGAGCCCACTTCCCAGGACCGGGGTGCCAGTGCTATTCGCAACAGTAACCGGAGGAGGTGGTACAAGGTCACA ATTCCCTATGGAAAGAAGTATGAAAAGTCATGGCTTCTGAGCTCTCTCCAGAACATGTCCGCTGTCCCCTTTACTCCAGTGGAG TTCCACTATGACCAAAGCCGGGCTTTCTTCTATGTTGAGGACATGTCAGAGGCCAATGCGCTCAAGCAGCTGTCACGCAAGCTCACGGATCGAGAGAACTACAAG GTGGTGCTAATAGTCAACCACTCGTCTCCACCTCAATCTGTCCAGAAGGAGCTGAAGCCAGAAGAGATTGAACAGCTGAAG CTCACCATGAGTAAGAGATATGATGGCTCCCAGCAGGCCCTGGACCTGAAGACCCTTCGCACAGATCCAG ACTTGGTGGCACAGAACATAGATGCTGTGCTGAACCGGCGGAACTGCATGCTGACTGTGCTGCGGATCATTGAAGAGAACATCCCGGAG CTACTCTCCCTGAATCTCACCAGCAATAAATTGTACCAGCTGGATGACTTGGCTGAGCTGGTCCACAAAGCCACCAATCTCAAGATCCTCAACCTGTCCCGCAATGAG CTGAAGTCTGAGCGTGAGCTGGACAAGGTGAAGGGACTCAAGCTGGAGGAATTGTGGTTGGATGGAAACCCTTTGTGCAACAATTTCCGGGACCAGTCCACTTACGTCAG CGCCATCCGAGAGCGTTTCCCGAAGCTTCTGCGCCTG GACGGCCACGAACTCCCCCCTCCCATTGTGTTTGATGTGGAAGCGCccaccacccttcccccctgcaag GGCAGCTACTTTGGCTCGGATGACTTGAAGGCGCTGGTGCTGCGCTTCTTGCAGCA GTATTACTCTGTATATGACTCTGGcgacaggcaggggctgctggatgcCTACCACGATGGGGCTTGCTGTTCCCTCAGcatccctttcctctcccagaacCCCTCCAG GAGTATCCTGAGTGAATACTTCAAAGGCAGCAGGAATGTGAAGAaactcaaggacccca ccctgcgtTTCAAACTACTCAAGCACACGAGGCTGAATGTGGTCGCCTTCCTCAACGAGCTGCCCAGGACCCAGCATGACATTAACTCCTTTGTGGTGGATGTCTGCGCGCATACG AACACGCTGCTGTGCTTTGCTGTCCATGGGGTCTTCAAGGAAG TGGATGGCAAGTCCCGGGATTTGGTTAGAGGCTTCACCCGCATGTTCATTGCTGTGCCAGCTGGCATCACAGG GCTATGCATTGTGAATGACCAGCTGTTTGTACGCAAAGCGAATACCGAGGAGATCCGCAAGGCCTTTGTGATGCCAGCACCCACACCCTCATCCAGCCCTGTGCCCACGCTGtctgcagagcagcaggagaTGCTACAGGCCTTCGCCATGCAATCTGGCATGAACGTTGAATGGTCCCAAAA GTGCCTCCAGGACAACGACTGGGACTACAATCAGGCAGCCCAGGTGTTCACTCAGCTCAAG ACGGAGGGGAAGATCCCAGAGGTGGCATTTCTCAAGTGA